The nucleotide window TACTTTCCTTGGATGCCTTTGGGTGGTTTTTGGGCCTTTAAAGAGGTATATAGAGctctaattcataataaaaatatgaaattggTTACGTAGTAATGATTCAATACAATAAAGTGGTTTACACAAAAGCTGTTGATAATTACATTTAAATAGAATTATCcttaatgcaacttttgttaacaCCTTTTTTATCAGAATCTACTAAGTCCAATCCCCATGACCTTGTTACCATTTATGTGTCCAAAATAATAGCAATACCTAGTGTGCCTAATGGGCCAAAGGACCTGTCAACACTTAGTGCCTACAAAGGGTGCCATACAAAAATAGCCCTTCTCCACCTGATGATCTCTGATTGCTTTGAAATCTTCTTGTTGAAGACAGAACAAACATTTTATTGGTAAACACCAACTAATATCCTTCCCATAATGTAAAGTGTAATATTATGATATTATGCTTGGTAATGAATTATAAAATTCTAAGGTTTGTTTTTGGTGAAGCTATATAGTTGATCTTTCATGATCTCATTGGAAGGGTTATTGTCTATTTATGATTTACATGGGCAGTCTGGAATGTTTGAGTTACTGCTTAAGGACCCCTTGTAGGTGACTTGAGTGATCAGATCCACCCTCCAAATTATCAGTTTTATTCTGGACAACACTTTATATGTTTCAAACTAATACACCCTCACACAGATCAAGGTTActgaatatatatgtgtgtgtgtgcaaaTGTCTTACCATCTAAATGCTTATTTTATTTTGGAAATATGAACATCAATggttgtatttttacatgtgaaaTTCGCTGGTCTGTATATATGCAGCAATAACTCTTTTAACTCTATGAAAGTAGAAGTTGTAGGTATTTTCATGAAAAACTAAAGTTGTTTTGAACCTGAATTGGCAACAGTTGCAGCTTCCTGCTTAATTTGATTGCAGATATGATCCTATAGTACAACTGACATTACTCCTATAGATAATAGAATCCACTGTAGTAAACAAATATTTAATGTGTTTTAAAAAGTATTCTGTGACTTGCAGTGGAACTTTTGTTTTTGGAATATGTTTTTAATTGGTCTTTGCCCATATCTGACTTGAGGTGTCTGTCAGAAGCAGCCAAATGCTTAAAAAGTGGTTAGCATAGTAATCCTTGAGACACTACAGATGTACAACAATTTGTTCTATTAATTTCCTGTTGAGCCGAAAGATGTCCTGCATCTTGAAAATTGAAATTGCTCCTTTTTCATTATAATTCCCATTGAAAAGGAAGTTATGCACTCAGTAATAATATGTTTCTCTCACTTATATTGTTTTTGCTTCAGGTATCCACTATATGCTAAGGCTGCGCTTTGTCAAGGGTGTTACAATGCACTGCGCCTGAACAAGGCCTTGGAGGCTAAAGGCTCTGAGCTGTTCAAATTGATACCAAAACCCTTCCTCTCACTACACCTAAGATTCGAACCTGACATGGTGGCCTATAGTCAATGTGAATACCAAGGACTCTCTTCGACATCCTTAAATGCTATTGAAGCTTCACGTGGGGATAGAAAACCATGGACTGGTGATGCTGCTCACATTTGGAGGAACCGTGGGAAATGCCCACTCACACCAAAGGAAACAGCATTTGTCCTCCATTCTCTTAAAATCCCCACCGATACAACAATCTATTTGGCAGCCGGGGATGGTCTCATGGAGATGGAAGATTTCACAGCTGTTTACACCAATGTCTATACTAAATCTTCTCTTCTAAATAGTGAAGATATTTTTCGTATGCACGGCAACACAAAAGCTGCTCTGGATTATTTTGTTTCGATCAACAGTGACGCATATATTACAACTTACTTTGGAAATATGGACAAGATGGTGTCAGCAATGAGAGCAGTGAACCGGCATTACAAAACATTGGCTTTGAGCAGGAGGGCTTTTGCAAATTTTACTGCAATTGGGCTGAAAGGGGTGGAGTTGGCTGATGCTTTATGGAAGTCTCATAGAGAAGATTTTGTGATGGGAAGAGGCACTGCTTTGCCTGATTGTTTCTGTGAATTTACTTTATGAATGGTCCTTCAATTTTTCTTCCTCGTACATAGTACAAACGTCGCTATGTTTGGATTATGCTCTCTAAGGTTGTAAAGTAGGAACCTTATCATTGTACAAGGCTTATTCTCAAAAAGCAAAGGCAATGAAGATTAATGAATTGTGATGTGTGGTTGATTGTATTGCCATGAATAATTGGTGAATATTCCAATATACTGATTGTTTGTTTTCATTCAAGCATTTGATTTTGCCAAGTAACACATGAAAAATGAAAACAACGCAAAGCTTTGTGCTCAGAAGCAAATTTGTGTCAACAGAAGCAAACAACACAGCTTTGTGATCAGCAGTTCTCAGTTGTCCTTTAAATTGCCAAAGATATCCTCAGCTTGGTAAGTCAGGCAGCAGCAATGCTTTCTACGTTGATGATAAGCTATGAAAGCATATGAGCTTATGTTTGCACTCGTATATATTTCTATCAACAGCTTTGGTATCTCCAATGCTGAAAACAATGGATTAGACTGTGGATTCTTCAACTGGAACCAATGGCAACTTTCCTCCATATATCTCGGGGAGTTGACTCTCATCAATTTCTTCTAGTAGTGTAGCTTTCAGATCCTTATTCTCGATGAAGATAAACTATACAAGGACAAGGCAAGAACTATAGATCAGTTATGAGAGATGAGAATAAATATGCATGTGCTGCTTAAATTGTCAGTATTGTGTTTGTGGCTGAACACATTGTTTTCCTAAGCGATGACATaaatgatcacaaaaagagcaatcTTTGGGACATAACAAAGAGTTCCAGTAAAATTTGAGTAAGAAGGTGAGAGCAATTACCTTTTCCTTGGTATTCTTATCGAGAAATTGATATAAGATCTTCCAAACCCTCATGAAAATATACGGTACATGGATTAGATATGCTTTGCCTAGCCTTTCCGGGTAGCGATTCTGCacttatgcaatgatgaaatcagTAACATATAATTGCAAACTTGTGCTTCAAAATAGAAACAAGGACACCTTTCTAGGAAGATCACAATGCACATATCATGAAGAAGTGTCTTCTCTAAAGAACAATAGAGTACAACAGCCACAGAACTGGAATCTATAGGCATTTTAGTGAATCACTTCTGCTATCACTCTACATATTGGGCTGTCAAAAAGTTGCATTGCTGTTgacatgaatattatttatagaggAATTCAACATCTATTTCACCAAATAATAGCAACCTTGATCAGTTAAATAACAACCCTTGTATGATATTATTCTAAATATATTTTCCTgtgttttaaatatttaattgctTTAAGCCAGTTATATTTACTGTTTGTCTCATCAACATAAAAATGATTTCTCTCTTCCCATTCAGTTGAGAAATTTTGGTGGTTGCTTATAGTGTTTTTCGGTTCAAACACAAATATAACATCACAGTGTAATTTCCTTGGCCATAGACTGAAACGATGTGCGCGTGACAAGGAAAATTATTTTTAGACTGTTTAAACGAGTCTTATAAATGCGCCTGCATTTAACAAAACTGCTAAATAAGGAGTACTGTTTTCAGGAAAATCTACTCATTCTAAGCAATCATATAAAGCAAGACTTCATGAAATAAACCTGTAAGATGTCTAGAGATGCAAGGTAACCCCGGATATCGCAGTTTGAGTAGCCCCAACCATTAAGATCTGCAATACATGTGAACTTCTCCTGACCTGTAGGCATTCTGCAAGTATGGTAAGGGTCAGATGGAAATAAGGTATGGAGATCAAGAGATTATGTTCATATATATGCTGTGCTTGTTCCTACAACAcaaacttctttttcttttttcccgaATAGGATTCTACAAAATTTTCTGACAATGCATTTGAAATAAAACATCATATCCATCTGATATCAGTACAAATTATTCCAGTCAATTCATTAATTAACTAGATATACACACTGTCTTTGGGGTTTTACGTCTACATTagaaaacaatagatgaatcaccTGGCACATAGTTTATCAAGAATATACACAACAAAACCTGAAATTCCAAGGAAAAACACGACGTAAGTGAGAGTATTGTTATATAAAGCAGTAAAATCTAATTCAAGGAGATACACTTTCATTCTTTAGCACTTTATTTGTTGTATACTGACAACTTACGCTTCAACTCATCCATCTCTCGGTTGGAGCAGAAATGTTTAGCGGGATGATAAACAACTATGGGGCGCCCCAACTTATCGAATCCCTGTGTGAATACTTCCTTGTGAGAAAGCTCATTCTTGATTTCAGTCTCAGAGATGAAACCATTTGGTACTGCTGTACATCTCCATTCGAGGTATTTTAGGAATAGGGCCGAGGCTTTCTCGACATCCAGATTACGTGCACGCAGAAACCTTCTTAGCATTAGATCATCTACTTCCTGCATTTGGCATGACAAAGTAATAATCTTCTTATCAGAAACAGCACAAGGATGTAGACTGGTTTTTGGAAAGAAATTTTCGGGAATTATGAGAAAATTGATTGTAGAGATACACGCTCTCTTCAGAAAAGAAAATCTGATTTCCACAAGAACAAAACCATATGCTAACAGAAAATACAAGCAATTATTAGCTTTAAAACTTGTATGTTCACTATGTTTCTACAGTTTAGAACAGACTTAAGACATGTGAAGTACCATAATTCAGAAGGATGAACCATGTGGTTGTGTCAACATAATGAAGTATCAACTTCAGAATTTTTACCCATACCAGATATAAAAATCAAATCATGATCAGTAGTAAATTTATATGACCAAATTTCTAAAGTACCTT belongs to Musa acuminata AAA Group cultivar baxijiao chromosome BXJ1-11, Cavendish_Baxijiao_AAA, whole genome shotgun sequence and includes:
- the LOC135584303 gene encoding uncharacterized protein LOC135584303 isoform X1, giving the protein MELEDNQQLPGSDDVEKKKVASLRALVEGQVPAAKEVDDLMLRRFLRARNLDVEKASALFLKYLEWRCTAVPNGFISETEIKNELSHKEVFTQGFDKLGRPIVVYHPAKHFCSNREMDELKRFVVYILDKLCARMPTGQEKFTCIADLNGWGYSNCDIRGYLASLDILQNRYPERLGKAYLIHVPYIFMRVWKILYQFLDKNTKEKFIFIENKDLKATLLEEIDESQLPEIYGGKLPLVPVEESTV
- the LOC135584303 gene encoding uncharacterized protein LOC135584303 isoform X2, which encodes MLRRFLRARNLDVEKASALFLKYLEWRCTAVPNGFISETEIKNELSHKEVFTQGFDKLGRPIVVYHPAKHFCSNREMDELKRFVVYILDKLCARMPTGQEKFTCIADLNGWGYSNCDIRGYLASLDILQNRYPERLGKAYLIHVPYIFMRVWKILYQFLDKNTKEKFIFIENKDLKATLLEEIDESQLPEIYGGKLPLVPVEESTV
- the LOC103971882 gene encoding O-fucosyltransferase 13 isoform X2, with the translated sequence MRRDFCDGIGIARILNATLVLPKFEVAAYWNESSGFADVFDVDYFIQQTKGFVELVKELPEEIASREPYRVDCSKRKGQFDYVEAVLPALLEHRYISLTPAISQRRDRYPLYAKAALCQGCYNALRLNKALEAKGSELFKLIPKPFLSLHLRFEPDMVAYSQCEYQGLSSTSLNAIEASRGDRKPWTGDAAHIWRNRGKCPLTPKETAFVLHSLKIPTDTTIYLAAGDGLMEMEDFTAVYTNVYTKSSLLNSEDIFRMHGNTKAALDYFVSINSDAYITTYFGNMDKMVSAMRAVNRHYKTLALSRRAFANFTAIGLKGVELADALWKSHREDFVMGRGTALPDCFCEFTL
- the LOC103971882 gene encoding O-fucosyltransferase 13 isoform X1 — protein: MSLGSWHHRMLRPLLRRLLPTFLLLPLLLLAAVLFSPSTPNPFISFFGSFSLEEPDIWSARRVVEWKACNWWKNSSLPALPAKTNGYIRVDCYGGLNQMRRDFCDGIGIARILNATLVLPKFEVAAYWNESSGFADVFDVDYFIQQTKGFVELVKELPEEIASREPYRVDCSKRKGQFDYVEAVLPALLEHRYISLTPAISQRRDRYPLYAKAALCQGCYNALRLNKALEAKGSELFKLIPKPFLSLHLRFEPDMVAYSQCEYQGLSSTSLNAIEASRGDRKPWTGDAAHIWRNRGKCPLTPKETAFVLHSLKIPTDTTIYLAAGDGLMEMEDFTAVYTNVYTKSSLLNSEDIFRMHGNTKAALDYFVSINSDAYITTYFGNMDKMVSAMRAVNRHYKTLALSRRAFANFTAIGLKGVELADALWKSHREDFVMGRGTALPDCFCEFTL